A segment of the Pseudomonadota bacterium genome:
GGCGACCCGGCGTTCATTCTTGCGATGATGTGCGTGTCCGCCCGTCATGGTGCAATAACTTACTCTCAGCCGGCGCCAAGATCGCAACATTTCGCCGCCCCCGAGGATGGTGCGCCTGCTCCCTGGCGGCTATGCGGGCGCCGGAAGACGTGATTGCGATCCCCCGGCACATTATATCGTCGGCCCGCCTCAGGTTTTCCCGGCACAAACATTGGCGACCGGCGGGGATTAATGCCATATAGTCGCCGCCAGGAAAAAATCACAGGAGAACGAAACTATGGCACTAAGAATTAACGACGTAGCGCCCGACTTTTCGGCAGAGACGACGCAAGGCACCGTCAATTTCCACGACTGGATTGGTGACGGATGGGCGATTCTGTTTTCGCATCCCAAGGATTTCACGCCGGTTTGCACCACCGAACTCGGATATATGGCCGGGCTGCAACCGGAATTTGAGAAACGCAATTGCAAGATCCTTGGCCTCAGCGTCGACGGCGTCAGTGATCACGTGAAATGGTCGCGCGACATCGAGGAAACGCAGGGCCACAAGGTGAATTACCCGCTGGTCGCCGATCCCGCGCTGAACGTGGTGAAACTCTATGACATGCTTCCGGCGGACGCCGGCGATACCTCCGAAGGGCGCACACCGGTTGACAATGCGACCGTCCGCTCGGTGTTCCTGATCGGACCGGACAAGAAGGTCAAAGCCATGCTCACCTACCCGATGAGCACGGGGCGCAACTTCGATGAAGTGCTGAGACTACTGGATTCATGCCAGCTGACGGCCAAACATCAGGTCGCGACGCCGGTGAACTGGAAGCAGGGCGATGACGTCATCATCGTCCCAGCAGTTTCCGACGCGCAGGCCAAGGAGAAATATCCGGGCGGCTGGAAGTCACTCAAGCCCTACATTCGGATCGTTCCACAACCGGGCAAGTAGGTCCTAAGACAGTCGTTTATGGGCCGGTAGAAACCAGCGCTGCCGGCCCACTATCGTCGAGGGAGAGGCGGATTGCGGCGTAACAATTGTTCGTGGTGACTCTACGGGCCTTATTTGCCGCGCCTTCAGCATGTGCCGAGAACCGGCAACGGATATTTTCTTATCCACCGAAAGAACCGCCTTTCACCATGCCGCCGGTGAAATCATTTGCCGGGCCGGTGCCTGGTTGGTGGGGATATTACCCGCATCTAAAGTTGATGATGGAGCGCGGTAAGCTCGCCAGGTCCTCACTCAAGTCGGTGTTCAGGCGCTTGGTGAATAGCTGTTGTGCCGGCGGCGACAATCCGGCGGCGCGTCAGGAAACTGAATAGCCCTTCACTCGCAAACATGTCGCAACTTCGCATCTTAAATTCTCTGATGGATTCGACGGCGCCCATGCCGATCCTGGCGCCTGTGCCGACGATGGCGCCAAAAATTATGCCCTCAGCTTTGCCGCTCACGGTAAAGCCCAGGTAAAGCCCGTGATACGCGCCGAAGAAACTGCCCCACAGTCCGGCGCCCGTGGTTTCAGGCGCCACCTCGATCGCGCTTTTGCCGTGGCATCGGTTCACATCGCTGCAATAGGCTTTGTTGTCGAAGCCAGCAGCTGCCCGGTCCACATTGGGCGCGGCGCATGCCGCCAGCGCAGTGACTAGCAAAAGCGCAAATATCCCGCCAATTCTGTCGCGCGTCATGAGGAGATTTGCTCGAGCAGTCCGGAGATGAAGTCAAGACGCGCCGATGTGCCGCGGCAACTCGGTGCGCCTGTCCGTCGTCATATAATTTGGAACAATCTACGGCCTGATCTAAAGGAGGATTTGGCCCACCTAGTTCAAGATATTAAGCGGCGTA
Coding sequences within it:
- a CDS encoding peroxiredoxin, encoding MALRINDVAPDFSAETTQGTVNFHDWIGDGWAILFSHPKDFTPVCTTELGYMAGLQPEFEKRNCKILGLSVDGVSDHVKWSRDIEETQGHKVNYPLVADPALNVVKLYDMLPADAGDTSEGRTPVDNATVRSVFLIGPDKKVKAMLTYPMSTGRNFDEVLRLLDSCQLTAKHQVATPVNWKQGDDVIIVPAVSDAQAKEKYPGGWKSLKPYIRIVPQPGK